The sequence GCGTGGTCCGCCGCAGGCCGTGCACGGGAAGGAAGCCGCCGCGGCCCTCCCGTGCACGGGGTCATGGGGGGTGCGGTCAGCAGTTCGGGATCACGGTGCCGTTGTTGTCGCGAGCCTCGTCGTTGCCCCAGCGGGAGAGGTAGTACGCGGAGACGTAGGCGTTGCGGCCGTTCTTGCCCGCGTACACGGAGTCCAGGTCGGTGCGGAGCCACCAGTGGTTGAACTGGGTCGCCGTACCGACGCGGGCGCCCCACACCTTGCAGTAGACGTAGTTCGTACCGGCGTTGAGGATGCCTTGCGCGTCGGCGGTGTTGGGGGCGGCGTAGCCGGTGGCGGTGGCGAAGGTGTCGACCCAGAACTTGCCGCCTCCGCCACCGCCGCAACCGTTGTCGCTGGTGAGGTACTTGGCGTAGTACGAGCCCGGATAGGGGCTCAGTGACTGGCCGTTGATGACGATGTTCTGGCCGACACCGTTGAGCAGCTGCTCGTAGTGGATGTGGGCGCCGGAGCTGTTGCCGGTGGATCCGGTGGTGCCGATCTGCTGGCCCTGGCCGACCTGGGCCCCGTTGGCGACGGAGAAGGCGTTGAGGTGGAAGTAGTAGGTCTGCCAGCCGCCGCCGTGGTCGATGGAGATGTAGTTGCCCGCGCCGCTGGGCTGGGAGTG is a genomic window of Streptomyces sp. SID8374 containing:
- a CDS encoding M23 family metallopeptidase; this translates as MRRSPRIPARMRTSLLALLALLGGLLTVTATASPAAAAPNFKAPYACGQQWTYSHHSAEVRRALDFVRTDGGATAGSPVLASAPGTAYRHSQPSGAGNYISIDHGGGWQTYYFHLNAFSVANGAQVGQGQQIGTTGSTGNSSGAHIHYEQLLNGVGQNIVINGQSLSPYPGSYYAKYLTSDNGCGGGGGGKFWVDTFATATGYAAPNTADAQGILNAGTNYVYCKVWGARVGTATQFNHWWLRTDLDSVYAGKNGRNAYVSAYYLSRWGNDEARDNNGTVIPNC